The sequence agagagagagagagagagagagagagagagagagagagagagagagagagagagagagagagagcaactACAAACGTACTTTATTATTCACTGAGATTGAAAGTTTTTAAAGGTGCAAAGAtgggatttttgttttttttttttagatattgaaaaaataaattaatagaatAGATACAAAGCCCGATTTAAGTATTCATTTTGTACCTTCCGAAATTAAAAGGGGTGAGGATTTCAAAGATGTGTCTATGGAAATAAgtatacatgaaataaaaatccACCAATATTTTgacagatatttaaaatataaaaaaataaaaaataaaactgtccCACTGCTTGTGATGACGCATacagtattttgtgtatgtttaaaTAGGATTtatggggaaaatactgtataaatCAATTGAAAACGTGTGAATGTTGTAGAAATGAGAAAGAAACAAACGAGACTAGGTTGTTAAAGTCCGGTGCAGTCATGGTTAACTGCGTCCCCTGTCAGCTGCACTTTGTTTGAGGCAGGTTGAGGGTGGAGATGGAGAAGGCCTCTGTGGGAGAATGTGagccccctcccctcccccctccctatGAACACTGTACACTCTAAGTGAATCTGACTGCAATTATTTCCTTCTTTTATCCCCGCAGACGATCCTTTGCACTCTCCTCTAAGAAGACAAAAGTATCTGTTTGATGTCTCAACCCTTTCAGAGAAAGAGGAACTGGTCGGGGCGGAATTAAGGATATTTAGGAGAGCTCCAGGGGATGTGCAGACCACAGGCCTCTACAACATCCAGCTCTTCCCCTGTCGCTCCGACAGACTGCTGGACTCCAGGGCTCTGGATCCGATGGACTCCACCAAGCCCGGATGGGAGGTTCTGGACGTGTGGGAGGTGTTTAAAACGCACCAGCATCGctaccatcatcatcatcacccgGAGAGGCCTGGGAACCAGCTCTGCTTCCAGCTCAGGGTCACTCTGGGTAAATCGGACACCGAGGTGGACCTGAGGCGGTTGGGGTTGGACCGGAGCGGCCGGTCCCAGCAGGAAAAGGCCATCCTGGTGGCCTACACCCGCTCTAAGAAGAGGGAGAACCTGTTCAACGAGATGAAGGAGAAGATCAAGTCACGGAGGTCTGTAGTGGAGAGGGTGAGGGAGGGGGTGACGTCATCAGCAGCCAAAGAGGAGCTGGAGAAGGTGGGGGTCAGAGGAGACAACGGACCCCGGCGGCGGAGGAGGACTGCGATGAGTAACCGGCACGGGAAGAGACACGGGAAGAAATCCAAGACCCGGTGCAGTAAAAAGGCCCTGCACGTGAACTTCAAGGAGCTGGGCTGGGACGACTGGATCATTGCCCCGTTGGACTACGAGGCGTACCACTGCGAGGGGGTGTGCGACTTCCCCCTCAGGTCCCACCTGGAACCCACCAACCACGCCATCATACAGACGCTCATGAACTCCATGGACCCCAACAGCACCCCACCCAGCTGCTGCGTCCCCACCAAGCTCAGCCCCATCAGCATCCTGTACATAGACTCAGGCAATAACGTGGTGTACAAACAGTACGAGGACATGGTGGTGGAGCAGTGTGGGTGCAGGTAGCCCACAATATTTCTCTCAAGACTTTAAAAAAGACAGAGGAAAAAATGGTCAAGTAATGGGTCCCAGGCTAACGATCTGAAGTCCTCACGGGGTTTGAAGTCTGATACACACAAGAGGCGAAGCTATTTATTCAGATTGCGCATTCTATGCGTAAAAGCACAACATTTCCCTTCCATGCAACAAGTTATCACACATTAAACGGACTTGTCTTTCTCAGAGAGTGAGGCgtgtcctctgtgtgtgtgcgcgcgcggggtgcgtgtgtgcgtgtgtgtgcgtgtgtgtgtgtgcgtgtgtgtgtgtgtgtgtgtgtgtgtgtgtgtaaaatctGATGGTGAGCACGCACCTGTCTGCGCAGAAGCCGGAGGGCAGTGACGCGTTTCTCCAAAGCTCTGCTGTGCCGCAGCTGGAgccaaataatgtttttgtttttgtttttacacaaagACGAAACTGAATGATCTATGAAGAGAAAGTAAGGTGGTGCATGAGGGTAAATGCCTTGAagagatttttgtgttttttttttttctaaccttAAATGAAGTCCAGCGAGCTCGGGGCAGGATTCGTGCGTATTTTTACGCACAGAAAAAAGGACACCAAAATCAGACGTGCGCCTGGTGTGAGAGCAAAAAGACACGACAAAGACAGAACGCACACATGAGGCGCAGGGTTTGTCTCTAAAGTCTGCATCTTTACAAAATGCACTTCCACAAACAGACTGCGCCATGGACACGTGGTCAGCGAGTTTGTCTTCTCTGATGacgaaaaataaataaacaaaaagactcACAAATGAGACGATATTTAAAATGCACATTAGCTTAATGCACTGCTgttcatgtattattattattattattatttttttttttggagctgtATATATTTGTACAGTTAAAAACTTTACAAAGTGCAACGAATGAAGAAATGACAAAGCAGCATTTCtttgtaaatatacaaaatgcacTCAAATCGGTATAAGTTCTattcaataattattttattatttgtgatgTACAGAGTTTCATGATAATCATATATTTCTTTACGATGATAAGAGTAATTTAAGGTGTATTCGATGTTCTGCAGAGGGTGGGAAATAGTAATACCATTATCATTGTCTACCTCATCATTGCATATATGGATCTACGTTTTGAGGTGCATTCAGTTAGAGTGTAAAGAGCTTTTACAATGATATATAAGATCAGTTATATTCATATAATACTGGATGATATTTCACACCAATactgtacaaataaaattaaacaaaacaagtcCACCTGTCTGGCACTTCTGATGATTAATTAAGTTAAGTTACCCATTTGTTTATGGGTTCCCAGAAAACAGAAATCTAACGCAGGGAATTTCATTAAACTGAGAAAAGTGGTCACATGTTTTTAAGGTTGTTGTCTTATATTTAGAGTCCTTATACtatcttgattttattctgTTCAGTGAACAGGGATTCATTTTGGTCATttccatggatggatggagtatTGTCTGTGCCTTACAGCCAGCAGGGATAACAGTGTCATCCAGTAAAGAAATGTCATTAAATTAAAGGTAGAATTTTAGCTAACATTTGTGCAAATTTTGTCTAATATCTATATACgtattttcatcttttctatggtgtaaaacctttttttaacttaaaaaatagacaaaaaaacgTATATCCTATATCAGCTTTGATACCTTTGATTTCTAGGGTCAGAATA is a genomic window of Gouania willdenowi chromosome 16, fGouWil2.1, whole genome shotgun sequence containing:
- the gdf6a gene encoding growth/differentiation factor 6-A is translated as MDASRAVAIHLGLLLVFLGNIPCFQSAAIISPSAPRRNRGARIIHQDGQRSSKFLKDIFASSHPIAGHHKEDLKDAVVPHEYMLSIYRTYSAAERLGLNASFFRSSKSANTITSFVDRGTDDPLHSPLRRQKYLFDVSTLSEKEELVGAELRIFRRAPGDVQTTGLYNIQLFPCRSDRLLDSRALDPMDSTKPGWEVLDVWEVFKTHQHRYHHHHHPERPGNQLCFQLRVTLGKSDTEVDLRRLGLDRSGRSQQEKAILVAYTRSKKRENLFNEMKEKIKSRRSVVERVREGVTSSAAKEELEKVGVRGDNGPRRRRRTAMSNRHGKRHGKKSKTRCSKKALHVNFKELGWDDWIIAPLDYEAYHCEGVCDFPLRSHLEPTNHAIIQTLMNSMDPNSTPPSCCVPTKLSPISILYIDSGNNVVYKQYEDMVVEQCGCR